A genomic region of Verrucomicrobiota bacterium contains the following coding sequences:
- the mscL gene encoding large conductance mechanosensitive channel protein MscL translates to MKSIFQEFKNFAVKGNMVDLAVGIVIGTAFSNILTTIVKKIVTPPLSLMTESVNLANLKYVLREGREGVEEVAVGYGELLEVSIDFLLIALTIFVVIKAMNKLKAQAEDPQNQKVVTPKDIQLLSNIEKLISEQNALLKSK, encoded by the coding sequence ATGAAAAGCATATTTCAGGAATTCAAAAACTTCGCCGTCAAAGGCAACATGGTAGATCTGGCTGTCGGTATTGTCATCGGCACAGCATTCAGCAATATTCTAACAACAATCGTCAAAAAAATAGTGACACCGCCACTGTCTCTGATGACTGAAAGCGTCAACCTGGCGAATTTAAAATATGTGTTACGTGAAGGTCGGGAAGGAGTCGAAGAGGTAGCTGTGGGCTATGGAGAGCTGTTGGAAGTATCCATCGATTTCTTACTTATCGCGCTCACCATTTTTGTAGTTATAAAAGCGATGAACAAGTTGAAAGCTCAGGCGGAGGATCCCCAGAACCAAAAAGTGGTTACTCCCAAGGATATTCAACTGCTCTCAAATATTGAGAAACTGATTAGCGAGCAAAATGCGCTGCTTAAATCGAAGTAG